The proteins below are encoded in one region of Limnohabitans sp. 63ED37-2:
- a CDS encoding RNA-binding S4 domain-containing protein — MTSLRIDKWLWAARFYKTRSLASDEIGKNRVQVNGQDAKPSKEVKPGDTVCLRQGAVERTVVVQGLSGVRGPAPVAQLLYTETPESIAARQKAAEQNRLAREPALSIEQGRPTKRDRRQIERNWNDRWSAGID; from the coding sequence ATGACTTCCCTGCGCATTGACAAATGGCTGTGGGCAGCTCGGTTTTACAAAACCCGCAGCCTGGCCAGCGATGAGATCGGCAAGAACCGTGTGCAGGTCAACGGGCAAGACGCCAAGCCGTCCAAAGAGGTCAAACCCGGCGACACCGTGTGTCTGCGCCAAGGCGCGGTGGAGCGCACGGTGGTGGTGCAAGGTCTGAGCGGCGTGCGTGGCCCGGCGCCGGTGGCGCAGCTGCTCTACACAGAAACCCCGGAAAGCATCGCGGCCCGCCAAAAAGCCGCCGAGCAAAACCGCTTGGCCCGCGAGCCCGCACTCAGCATTGAGCAGGGCCGCCCCACCAAACGCGACCGCCGGCAGATTGAGCGCAATTGGAACGACCGTTGGAGTGCGGGGATCGATTGA
- a CDS encoding SDR family oxidoreductase — protein MPSNQTPLGARPARFRRQRVLIVGCGDVGLRTAGQLGAPQGQRVRLMALTSSPERVRLLRACGITPLSGNLDDAASLKRLAGIAHRVIHLAPPPTDRQGGSDRDPRSLALVRALRLRTAPQALVYGSTTGVYGDCAGQRVDETRTVNPHTSRAQRRVDAENWMRFLGRSGVRVSVLRIPGIYAPDREGGTPRERLLKGTPVLVAKEDVYTNHIHANDLARACAAALWRGKPQRVVNVTDDTDLKMGDYFDLAAGLYGLAKPPRISRHDANTALPLMLLSFMSESRRLDNTRMKKELKVRLHYPHVRDGLSPQGALFLGTR, from the coding sequence TTGCCTTCAAACCAAACCCCCCTGGGCGCACGGCCTGCCCGCTTTCGCCGCCAGCGTGTTTTGATCGTGGGCTGTGGCGATGTGGGCTTGCGCACCGCGGGTCAGCTGGGGGCGCCGCAAGGCCAGCGGGTGCGCCTGATGGCGCTGACCTCTTCTCCAGAGCGCGTGCGGCTGCTGCGGGCTTGTGGCATCACCCCTTTGTCTGGCAACCTGGACGATGCGGCCAGCCTGAAACGCCTGGCAGGCATCGCACACCGGGTCATCCACCTGGCCCCACCGCCCACCGACCGGCAAGGGGGTTCGGACCGAGATCCGCGCAGTTTGGCCTTGGTGCGTGCTTTGCGCTTGCGCACGGCACCACAGGCATTGGTTTATGGATCGACCACCGGGGTTTATGGCGACTGCGCCGGGCAACGGGTGGATGAGACCCGAACCGTGAACCCCCACACCTCCCGCGCCCAGCGCCGGGTGGACGCGGAAAATTGGATGCGTTTTCTGGGGCGCAGTGGCGTGCGGGTGAGTGTGCTGCGCATCCCCGGCATTTACGCCCCCGACCGCGAAGGCGGAACGCCCCGTGAGCGTTTGCTCAAGGGCACGCCCGTGCTGGTGGCCAAAGAAGATGTGTACACCAACCACATCCACGCCAACGATCTGGCCCGGGCCTGCGCCGCCGCTTTGTGGCGCGGCAAGCCCCAGCGCGTGGTCAACGTGACCGACGACACCGATTTGAAAATGGGTGACTACTTTGACTTGGCCGCTGGCCTGTATGGCTTGGCCAAGCCTCCACGGATTTCACGCCACGATGCCAACACCGCCTTGCCCCTGATGCTGCTGAGCTTCATGAGCGAGTCGCGGCGGCTGGACAACACCCGCATGAAAAAAGAGTTGAAAGTCCGCTTGCATTACCCGCATGTGCGTGACGGCCTGAGCCCGCAAGGCGCTTTGTTTTTGGGGACGCGATGA
- a CDS encoding CDP-6-deoxy-delta-3,4-glucoseen reductase yields MSFQISVQPSGRSFTADDNETLLAAGIRQGIGLPYGCKDGACGSCKCKKISGTVVHGPHQDKALSADEEAQGLVLTCCATAQSDVVLESKQVTAEGGLPVKKMPVRVVSLEKKSHDVIVLKLQLPANDVMKFHAGQYIEFLLRDGSRRSYSMANAPHTLEVAPPTVELHIRHMPGGKFTDPVFTTMKEKDILRAEGPYGSFYLREDSNKPMVLLASGTGFAPIKALIEHMQHRGITRPATLYWGGRRPADLYMADWVEARLAEMPNLRYVPVISNAEAEDNWTGRTGFVHQAVLQDFPDLSGHQVYACGAPIVVDSAKRDYAALGHLPEEEFYADSFTSEADKAKA; encoded by the coding sequence ATGAGCTTTCAAATTTCTGTGCAGCCCAGTGGCCGCAGCTTCACCGCCGACGACAACGAAACCCTGCTGGCAGCTGGCATCCGCCAAGGCATTGGCCTGCCCTATGGCTGCAAAGACGGCGCTTGCGGTTCGTGCAAATGCAAAAAAATCTCGGGCACCGTGGTGCATGGCCCGCACCAGGACAAAGCCCTGTCTGCAGACGAAGAAGCCCAGGGCTTGGTGCTGACCTGCTGCGCCACCGCCCAAAGCGATGTGGTGCTTGAATCCAAACAGGTGACCGCAGAAGGCGGCTTGCCCGTCAAGAAGATGCCGGTGCGTGTGGTGAGTCTGGAGAAAAAGTCTCACGACGTGATCGTGCTGAAACTGCAACTGCCCGCCAACGATGTGATGAAGTTCCACGCGGGCCAGTACATCGAGTTTTTGCTGCGCGACGGCTCTCGCCGCAGCTACAGCATGGCCAATGCGCCGCACACCCTCGAGGTGGCGCCACCCACGGTGGAGCTGCACATCCGCCACATGCCCGGAGGCAAGTTCACCGACCCGGTGTTCACCACCATGAAGGAAAAAGACATCCTGCGTGCCGAAGGCCCGTACGGCAGCTTCTACTTGCGTGAAGACAGCAACAAGCCCATGGTGCTGCTGGCCTCGGGCACGGGCTTTGCGCCCATCAAGGCGCTGATCGAACACATGCAGCACCGCGGCATCACCCGCCCCGCCACCCTTTACTGGGGCGGCCGCCGCCCAGCCGATTTGTACATGGCCGATTGGGTCGAGGCCCGTTTGGCCGAGATGCCCAACCTGCGCTACGTGCCCGTGATCTCAAACGCTGAGGCCGAAGACAACTGGACAGGCCGCACGGGTTTTGTGCACCAGGCGGTTTTGCAAGACTTCCCCGATTTGTCGGGCCACCAGGTTTATGCCTGTGGTGCCCCCATCGTGGTGGACTCGGCCAAACGCGACTATGCGGCGCTGGGCCATCTGCCTGAAGAAGAGTTTTACGCCGATTCATTCACGTCCGAGGCCGACAAAGCCAAGGCTTGA
- a CDS encoding Bug family tripartite tricarboxylate transporter substrate binding protein encodes MSITRRQFAARSLALSAPAWAPAWAQGKPIRIIVPYAPGGPIDVTARALAERVKDSLGTVIIENRPGAGGNLGADLVAKAAPDGLTIGIAATATHAINPWLFAKMPYDASRDFAPITQMLRVPNVLVMNAETAQRLKINTLADLVAYAKANPAKLNFGSGGNGSAGHLAGEMFKRAAGIFAVHIPYNGGNPAQLALLSGQVDFNFDNLATAAANIKAGRLKALAVTTGQRSSALPDIPSMSETLKDFEIDTWWGLVAPAATPRDVVERLNKAFVAALQTPETKTRFGQLLAEPVGNTPEQFGAFMKKELTRYESVVKASGARVD; translated from the coding sequence ATGTCCATCACCCGCCGCCAATTTGCTGCCCGCAGCCTCGCACTCAGCGCCCCCGCTTGGGCGCCTGCCTGGGCGCAAGGCAAACCGATCCGCATCATCGTGCCCTATGCACCCGGTGGCCCCATCGACGTCACCGCGCGGGCCTTGGCCGAGCGCGTGAAAGACAGCCTGGGCACGGTGATCATTGAAAACCGACCCGGCGCAGGTGGCAACTTGGGCGCTGACCTGGTCGCCAAGGCCGCGCCCGATGGCCTGACGATCGGCATCGCGGCAACCGCCACACACGCGATCAACCCCTGGCTGTTTGCCAAGATGCCGTATGACGCGAGCCGCGACTTTGCGCCCATCACGCAAATGCTGCGTGTGCCCAATGTGCTGGTGATGAACGCCGAGACCGCGCAGCGCCTGAAGATCAACACCCTGGCCGATTTGGTGGCCTACGCCAAAGCCAACCCCGCCAAGCTTAACTTTGGCTCCGGTGGCAACGGGAGCGCCGGTCACCTGGCGGGTGAAATGTTCAAGCGGGCTGCCGGCATTTTTGCGGTGCACATTCCCTACAACGGCGGAAACCCGGCGCAGCTGGCTTTGTTGTCGGGCCAAGTCGACTTCAACTTCGACAACCTGGCAACCGCTGCGGCCAACATCAAGGCGGGCCGCCTCAAGGCCTTGGCCGTGACCACCGGACAGCGCAGCAGCGCCCTGCCCGACATCCCGAGCATGAGCGAGACACTCAAGGATTTTGAAATCGACACCTGGTGGGGCCTGGTGGCACCCGCGGCGACACCACGCGATGTGGTGGAGCGTCTGAACAAAGCTTTTGTGGCGGCACTGCAAACACCCGAAACCAAAACCCGTTTTGGCCAACTGCTGGCCGAGCCGGTGGGCAACACCCCCGAGCAGTTTGGTGCCTTCATGAAGAAAGAGCTGACACGCTACGAAAGCGTGGTCAAGGCCAGTGGCGCTCGGGTGGATTGA
- a CDS encoding ABC transporter ATP-binding protein codes for MANVLLKVKDLQVGYGGIQAVKGVSLEVREGELVSLIGSNGAGKTTTMKAITGTLPLQTGDIEYLGKSIQGQGPWDLVKQGLAMVPEGRGVFTRMTITENLQMGAYIRSDASGIADDIEKMFTIFPRLRERKDQLAGTMSGGEQQMLAMGRALMSRPKVLLLDEPSMGLSPIMVDKIFEVVRDVYAQGVTVLLVEQNASRALAIADRGYVMDSGLITMTGVGKEMLEDPKVRAAYLGE; via the coding sequence ATGGCCAATGTTCTTTTGAAAGTCAAAGACCTGCAAGTGGGTTACGGCGGCATTCAGGCCGTGAAGGGCGTGAGCCTGGAAGTGCGTGAAGGTGAGTTGGTCTCTTTGATCGGCTCCAACGGGGCGGGCAAAACCACCACCATGAAAGCCATCACCGGCACCTTGCCTTTGCAGACGGGTGACATCGAGTACCTGGGCAAGAGCATCCAAGGCCAAGGCCCTTGGGATTTGGTCAAGCAGGGCCTGGCCATGGTGCCGGAAGGCCGTGGCGTGTTCACCCGCATGACCATCACCGAAAACCTGCAAATGGGCGCTTACATCCGCTCAGACGCCAGTGGCATCGCCGACGACATCGAGAAAATGTTCACCATCTTCCCGCGTCTGCGTGAGCGCAAGGACCAGCTGGCGGGCACCATGTCCGGTGGTGAGCAGCAAATGCTGGCCATGGGCCGCGCCCTGATGAGCCGCCCCAAGGTGTTGTTGCTCGACGAGCCGTCCATGGGCTTGTCGCCCATCATGGTCGACAAGATCTTCGAGGTGGTGCGCGATGTGTACGCCCAAGGTGTGACGGTGCTGCTGGTGGAGCAAAACGCCAGCCGTGCGCTGGCCATTGCCGACCGTGGTTATGTCATGGACTCGGGCCTCATCACCATGACCGGTGTGGGCAAGGAGATGCTCGAAGACCCCAAGGTGCGAGCAGCCTACCTGGGCGAGTGA
- a CDS encoding ABC transporter ATP-binding protein, protein MKEQTMNPTANKDTVLNVSGISKRFGGLQALSDVGITIQRGQVYGLIGPNGAGKTTFFNVITGLYTPDSGTFELAGKPYQPTAVHEVAKAGIARTFQNIRLFAEMTALENVMVGRHVRTHSGLLGAIFRTPSFKAEEAAIAQRAQELLDYVGIGKYADYKARTLSYGDQRRLEIARALATDPQLIALDEPAAGMNATEKVQLRELIDQIRKDNRTILLIEHDVKLVMGLCDRVTVLDYGKQIAEGTPADVQKNEKVIEAYLGTGGH, encoded by the coding sequence ATGAAGGAGCAGACCATGAATCCAACTGCCAACAAAGACACTGTCCTCAACGTTTCTGGCATTTCCAAGCGCTTTGGTGGCCTGCAGGCCCTCTCGGATGTGGGCATCACCATCCAGCGCGGCCAGGTCTATGGCCTGATCGGCCCCAACGGCGCGGGCAAGACCACGTTTTTCAACGTCATCACCGGCCTGTACACCCCCGACAGCGGCACTTTTGAGCTGGCAGGCAAGCCCTACCAACCCACGGCTGTGCACGAAGTGGCCAAGGCGGGCATTGCCCGCACTTTCCAGAACATCCGTTTGTTTGCCGAAATGACGGCCCTCGAAAACGTGATGGTGGGCCGTCATGTGCGCACCCACTCGGGTTTGCTGGGCGCGATTTTCCGCACGCCCAGCTTCAAGGCCGAAGAAGCCGCCATTGCGCAGCGTGCGCAAGAGCTGCTCGACTACGTGGGCATCGGCAAATACGCCGATTACAAAGCCCGCACGCTGTCGTATGGCGATCAACGTCGCCTGGAAATTGCCCGTGCTTTGGCGACCGATCCACAGCTGATTGCGCTCGATGAACCTGCAGCCGGCATGAACGCCACTGAAAAAGTGCAACTGCGCGAGTTGATCGACCAGATTCGTAAGGACAACCGCACCATCTTGTTGATCGAACACGATGTGAAGCTGGTCATGGGCTTGTGTGACCGCGTCACGGTGCTCGACTACGGCAAACAAATTGCCGAAGGCACGCCTGCCGATGTGCAGAAAAACGAAAAAGTGATTGAAGCCTATCTGGGCACGGGAGGGCACTGA
- a CDS encoding branched-chain amino acid ABC transporter permease, whose amino-acid sequence MKNNKTLQYVLIGLGLLILPLILQTFGNAWVRIADMALLYILLAIGLNIVVGYAGLLDLGYVAFFAVGAYMYGLLSSPHLTQTFAWIAAAYPTGMHMPIWLILPVAAALAGIFGMLLGAPTLKLRGDYLAIVTLGFGEIIRVFMNNLDHPVNITNGPKGLSQIDPISIFGVNMGQKLMIGDVEIASVSLYYYLFLSLVLVTILISHRLEVSRIGRAWMAIREDEIAAKAMGLNTRNLKLLAFGMGATFGGVSGAMFAGFQGFISPESFSLMESVMIVAMVVLGGLGYLPGVILGAILLSALPEVLRYVAGPLQEMTGGRLDAAILRQLLVALAMIVIMLMRPRGLWPSPEHGKSLTTK is encoded by the coding sequence ATGAAAAACAACAAGACACTTCAATACGTCCTGATCGGTTTGGGTCTGCTGATCCTCCCGCTGATCCTGCAAACGTTCGGCAACGCCTGGGTTCGCATTGCCGACATGGCGCTGCTCTACATTTTGTTGGCCATTGGTCTGAACATTGTGGTGGGCTACGCGGGTCTGCTTGACCTCGGTTACGTGGCTTTCTTTGCGGTCGGTGCGTACATGTATGGCCTGCTGTCCTCGCCGCATTTGACCCAGACTTTTGCGTGGATCGCTGCGGCTTATCCCACGGGCATGCACATGCCCATTTGGCTCATCTTGCCTGTAGCCGCCGCTTTGGCGGGTATTTTTGGCATGCTGCTCGGGGCGCCCACGCTCAAGTTGCGCGGTGACTATCTGGCCATCGTGACCTTGGGCTTTGGTGAAATCATCCGTGTGTTCATGAACAACCTGGACCACCCGGTCAACATCACCAACGGCCCCAAGGGGCTGTCGCAGATCGATCCGATCTCGATCTTTGGCGTCAACATGGGTCAAAAGCTGATGATTGGCGATGTTGAAATCGCCTCGGTCTCGCTGTACTACTACCTGTTTCTGAGCCTGGTGTTGGTGACGATTTTGATTTCGCACCGCCTGGAGGTCTCGCGAATTGGCCGCGCCTGGATGGCGATCCGCGAAGACGAAATCGCCGCCAAGGCCATGGGCCTGAACACCCGCAACCTCAAGTTGCTGGCGTTTGGCATGGGCGCTACGTTTGGTGGCGTCTCCGGCGCGATGTTTGCTGGTTTCCAGGGTTTCATCTCGCCCGAGTCCTTCAGCCTGATGGAGTCGGTGATGATCGTGGCCATGGTGGTGTTGGGCGGCCTGGGCTATTTGCCCGGTGTGATCTTGGGGGCCATTTTGTTGTCGGCCTTGCCCGAGGTGCTGCGCTATGTCGCAGGACCCTTGCAGGAGATGACCGGCGGCCGACTGGACGCCGCCATCTTGCGCCAGTTGTTGGTGGCCTTGGCCATGATCGTGATCATGTTGATGCGTCCTCGCGGGCTGTGGCCTTCGCCTGAGCATGGCAAATCGCTCACGACGAAATGA
- a CDS encoding branched-chain amino acid ABC transporter permease — MDVFLQQVINGLVMGSMYALVALGYTMVYGIINLINFAHGEVLMVGALTSWSAIGMMQGAMPDAPGWVILILATLIACVVAVVLNFSIEKIAYRPLRNSPKLAPLITAIGMSILLQTLAMIIWKPNYKAYPTLLSSTPINMGGVVITPTQIMILGVTAVSLAILMWLVNYTRLGRAMRATSENPRVAALMGVKPDMVISATFVIGAILAAIAGVMYASNYGTAQHAMGFLPGLKAFTAAVFGGIGNLAGAVIGGILLGLIEAIGSGYIGYLTGGVLGSHYTDIFAFIVLIIVLTLRPSGLLGERVADRA, encoded by the coding sequence ATGGACGTCTTCCTCCAGCAGGTCATCAACGGCCTCGTCATGGGCAGCATGTACGCCCTGGTGGCCTTGGGCTACACCATGGTGTACGGCATCATCAACCTGATCAACTTTGCGCACGGAGAAGTGCTGATGGTGGGCGCTCTGACGAGCTGGTCCGCGATTGGCATGATGCAAGGCGCCATGCCCGACGCACCCGGATGGGTCATCTTGATTTTGGCCACCCTGATCGCCTGTGTGGTGGCGGTGGTCCTGAACTTTTCGATCGAAAAGATCGCCTACCGGCCATTGCGCAACAGCCCCAAATTGGCCCCCCTGATCACAGCGATCGGCATGAGCATTTTGTTGCAAACCCTGGCCATGATCATCTGGAAGCCCAACTACAAGGCTTACCCCACTTTGCTGTCCAGCACCCCCATTAACATGGGTGGTGTGGTGATCACGCCCACCCAGATCATGATTTTGGGCGTGACGGCGGTGTCTTTGGCCATTTTGATGTGGCTGGTCAACTACACCCGCCTGGGCCGGGCCATGCGGGCCACGTCCGAGAATCCGCGTGTGGCGGCCTTGATGGGTGTCAAGCCTGACATGGTGATTTCGGCCACGTTTGTGATTGGCGCCATTTTGGCGGCGATTGCGGGTGTGATGTACGCGTCCAACTACGGCACAGCGCAACACGCCATGGGCTTCTTGCCTGGCCTCAAAGCCTTCACGGCAGCCGTGTTTGGTGGCATTGGCAACCTGGCCGGAGCGGTGATTGGTGGCATTTTGCTGGGCCTGATTGAGGCCATTGGCTCTGGCTACATCGGCTACCTGACGGGTGGTGTGCTGGGCAGCCACTACACCGACATTTTTGCGTTCATCGTGTTGATCATCGTGTTGACCCTGCGCCCTTCGGGCCTCTTGGGTGAACGTGTGGCCGACCGCGCTTGA
- a CDS encoding replication-associated recombination protein A, translating into MKAASPSPHAPLAERLRPRHLGEVIGQQHLLGEGMALRLAFESGQPHSCILWGPPGVGKTTIARLMADAFDAQFLSISAVLGGVKDIREAVEKAEAARTGLHPQRTIMFVDEVHRFNKSQQDAFLPHVESGLFTFIGATTENPSFEVNSALLSRAAVYVLQPLTEDDLQSIVQRAQAIDAIPAIEPEALTRLLAYADGDARRLLNTLETLAMAAKQESIDPVTDTWLMRVLGERMRRYDKGGEQFYDTISALHKSVRGSDPDAALYWFVRMLDGGADPRYMARRLIRMASEDIGLADPRALRMALDAAEVYERLGSPEGELTLAQCVIYLAVAPKSNAAYKAFNQAKAWVKKDGTRPVPMHLRNAPTQLMKQLDYGKGYRYAHDEEDGFAAGEHYLPDGMPEPGFYQPVRRGLEIKIADKLEELRKKNAAKG; encoded by the coding sequence ATGAAAGCCGCCAGTCCGTCACCCCATGCCCCCTTGGCCGAGCGCTTGCGCCCGCGCCACTTGGGTGAGGTGATTGGCCAGCAGCATTTGTTGGGCGAGGGCATGGCACTGCGCCTGGCCTTTGAGTCGGGCCAGCCGCACAGCTGCATTTTGTGGGGGCCGCCGGGTGTGGGCAAAACCACCATCGCCCGTTTGATGGCCGACGCGTTTGACGCGCAATTTTTGAGTATCAGCGCGGTCTTGGGTGGCGTGAAGGACATCCGCGAAGCGGTTGAAAAAGCCGAAGCTGCCCGCACAGGCTTGCACCCGCAGCGCACCATCATGTTTGTGGACGAGGTGCACCGCTTCAACAAAAGCCAGCAAGACGCGTTTTTGCCGCATGTGGAAAGTGGCTTGTTCACCTTCATCGGGGCCACCACCGAGAACCCTTCGTTTGAGGTGAATTCGGCCTTGCTGTCGCGAGCGGCGGTGTATGTGCTGCAGCCCTTGACCGAGGACGACCTGCAAAGCATCGTGCAACGGGCGCAGGCCATTGATGCCATCCCCGCCATCGAGCCGGAGGCGCTGACCCGTTTGCTGGCCTATGCCGACGGCGATGCGCGGCGCTTGCTCAACACGCTGGAAACCTTGGCCATGGCGGCTAAACAAGAAAGCATCGACCCGGTGACCGACACTTGGCTGATGCGGGTGTTGGGCGAGCGCATGCGCCGTTACGACAAAGGCGGCGAGCAGTTTTACGACACCATCAGCGCCCTGCACAAATCGGTGCGCGGCTCGGACCCGGATGCCGCCCTGTATTGGTTCGTGCGCATGCTCGACGGTGGTGCGGACCCCCGCTACATGGCGCGTCGCTTGATTCGCATGGCCAGTGAGGACATTGGCCTGGCCGACCCGCGAGCGCTGCGCATGGCGCTGGACGCCGCCGAGGTGTATGAGCGCCTGGGCAGCCCCGAGGGGGAGCTGACGCTGGCGCAGTGCGTGATTTACCTGGCGGTGGCCCCCAAATCCAATGCCGCCTACAAAGCCTTCAACCAGGCCAAGGCCTGGGTCAAAAAAGACGGCACCCGCCCGGTGCCCATGCATTTGCGCAATGCCCCCACCCAGCTCATGAAGCAGCTGGACTACGGCAAGGGTTACCGCTATGCGCACGATGAGGAAGACGGCTTTGCCGCAGGCGAGCATTACCTGCCCGATGGGATGCCCGAGCCGGGCTTTTACCAACCCGTTCGCCGGGGTCTGGAGATCAAAATTGCCGACAAATTGGAAGAACTGAGAAAGAAAAATGCGGCCAAAGGGTAA
- the lolA gene encoding outer membrane lipoprotein chaperone LolA — protein sequence MTNSVVQRRALLGWGGAWLLAGAVWAWAMPAQADSVDVLAQFMKQARSGRADFTQAVTSPSRPGQTPRVKTSSGRFEFQRPGKFRFDYRKPFVQTLVADGQTLWMHDVDLNQVTARAQSQVLGSTPAALLTAASDLQALKSDFKFSPEPDQGGLQWVRATPQSPDGQIRAVMVGLRASASGPELAVLDVQDSLGQRSVLTFSGFELNPVLPANTFVFKAPAGADVIRP from the coding sequence ATGACAAACAGTGTTGTGCAGCGCCGAGCGCTGCTGGGTTGGGGTGGAGCTTGGCTCTTGGCCGGGGCGGTGTGGGCTTGGGCCATGCCCGCGCAGGCCGACAGCGTCGATGTGCTGGCCCAGTTCATGAAGCAGGCCCGCAGCGGCCGGGCCGACTTCACCCAGGCGGTCACCTCGCCAAGCCGCCCGGGCCAGACCCCGCGTGTCAAAACGTCGAGTGGCCGTTTTGAGTTTCAGCGGCCCGGCAAGTTCCGTTTTGATTACCGCAAGCCCTTTGTGCAAACCTTGGTCGCCGATGGCCAGACCTTGTGGATGCACGATGTGGACCTGAACCAGGTCACGGCCCGTGCGCAGTCGCAGGTGCTGGGTTCGACTCCGGCCGCCTTGCTGACTGCCGCGTCGGATTTGCAGGCCCTCAAAAGCGATTTCAAGTTCAGCCCCGAGCCCGACCAGGGCGGCCTGCAGTGGGTGCGGGCCACGCCCCAGTCCCCCGACGGGCAAATTCGCGCGGTGATGGTGGGCTTGCGTGCCAGCGCTTCAGGTCCAGAACTGGCCGTGCTCGATGTCCAAGACAGCTTGGGCCAGCGCTCTGTGCTGACTTTTTCGGGTTTTGAACTCAACCCGGTTTTGCCCGCTAACACCTTTGTGTTCAAGGCCCCAGCGGGCGCGGACGTGATTCGGCCTTGA